A region from the Caldilineales bacterium genome encodes:
- a CDS encoding NAD(P)-dependent oxidoreductase: MTVGFIGLGIMGGGMAANLLNKGFDLVVYNRTRAKAEALIAAGASWADTPAELARRADTVITMLAHPEAVSEAAGGENGFLDQMEPGGLWIDCSTVNPSFTRDMAAYAQELELRFVDAPVTGSKAAAAAGALRFLVGAEPDDLALARPLLEAMGTQIIHVGGVGMGSAAKIVNNLVLAEMMTAFAEGLVLGEALGIERGRLLDLLIEGPGGAPIFRLKRARLATGDFSHPDFSLRWLQKDVHLAAQTAYELGVALPVGNTTKETLALAMRYGLGDEDFSAIYRFLAG, from the coding sequence ATGACAGTCGGCTTCATCGGTTTAGGCATCATGGGCGGTGGCATGGCCGCCAACCTGCTCAATAAAGGCTTCGACCTGGTCGTATACAACCGCACGCGCGCAAAAGCCGAAGCCCTCATCGCCGCTGGCGCAAGCTGGGCCGACACGCCCGCTGAGCTTGCCCGCCGTGCGGACACCGTCATCACCATGCTCGCCCACCCCGAGGCGGTGTCGGAGGCGGCTGGGGGCGAGAATGGCTTCCTCGACCAGATGGAGCCAGGCGGCCTCTGGATCGATTGCAGCACCGTGAACCCGTCCTTCACGCGCGATATGGCCGCCTATGCGCAGGAGCTTGAGCTTCGTTTCGTCGATGCACCCGTCACCGGCAGCAAGGCCGCCGCCGCTGCCGGCGCGCTCCGCTTCCTGGTCGGGGCCGAGCCGGATGACCTGGCCCTCGCCCGCCCGCTGCTGGAGGCGATGGGCACGCAGATCATCCACGTCGGCGGTGTGGGCATGGGCAGCGCCGCCAAGATCGTCAACAACCTGGTGCTGGCCGAGATGATGACCGCCTTTGCCGAGGGGCTGGTGCTGGGCGAGGCGCTGGGGATCGAACGGGGCCGCTTGCTCGACTTGCTGATCGAAGGTCCCGGCGGCGCGCCGATCTTCCGGCTCAAGCGCGCCCGCCTCGCCACCGGCGATTTCAGTCACCCCGACTTTTCTCTGCGCTGGCTGCAGAAGGACGTGCATCTGGCCGCCCAAACTGCCTACGAATTGGGCGTGGCCCTGCCTGTGGGCAACACCACCAAGGAAACCCTGGCCCTGGCCATGCGCTACGGCCTGGGCGATGAGGACTTCTCGGCAATCTATCGTTTCCTGGCCGGGTGA
- a CDS encoding ABC transporter permease, which translates to MTAQSTQAQSRSTRLSNVGDLLSRSGLLVALVILFILLWQFAPNFLTQRNLFNVLRAVAINGMIACAMTFVIISGDIDVSVGSAVAWSSSLLGVLAIKRDLPLLLAVLIVIASGILIHSLAGAIRVRWNIPAFVVTLTMFMSYKGLAKVITQAYPITPFPDSFSFWGQGYLFKVIPVPAVLMVITVLVFLFLSTRTVFGRSVYSVGGNEEAARLSGIPVGRTRILVFAITGLMAAIGGIVISSRIMAGAYNVGEGLEFEVIAAVVIGGTSLAGGSGSMVGTFLGVLFIGLLANGMTLMGVDPYWQEVARGLIVLFAVLISVIRKPATRA; encoded by the coding sequence ATGACCGCTCAAAGTACGCAAGCCCAATCCCGCTCGACCCGGCTCAGCAACGTCGGCGACCTGTTGTCCCGCTCTGGCCTGCTGGTGGCGCTGGTGATCTTGTTCATCTTGCTGTGGCAGTTCGCGCCTAACTTCCTCACCCAGCGCAATCTGTTCAACGTCTTGCGGGCGGTGGCCATCAACGGCATGATCGCCTGCGCCATGACCTTTGTCATCATCTCCGGCGACATCGATGTCAGCGTCGGCTCGGCGGTGGCCTGGTCGTCGTCGCTGCTGGGTGTGCTGGCGATCAAACGCGATCTGCCTCTGCTCCTGGCGGTCCTCATCGTCATCGCCTCCGGCATCCTCATCCACAGCCTGGCCGGGGCGATCCGGGTGCGGTGGAATATCCCGGCCTTCGTCGTCACCCTGACGATGTTCATGAGCTACAAGGGCCTGGCCAAAGTCATCACCCAGGCCTATCCCATCACCCCCTTCCCCGATTCCTTCAGCTTCTGGGGCCAGGGTTATCTGTTCAAGGTCATCCCGGTGCCGGCCGTGCTGATGGTGATCACGGTGCTCGTCTTCCTTTTCCTCAGCACGCGGACGGTGTTCGGGCGCTCGGTGTACAGCGTGGGTGGGAACGAGGAGGCGGCGCGGCTGTCGGGCATCCCAGTGGGGCGCACACGCATCCTCGTCTTCGCCATCACCGGCCTGATGGCGGCCATCGGCGGCATCGTCATCTCCTCGCGCATCATGGCCGGGGCCTACAACGTGGGCGAAGGGCTGGAGTTCGAGGTCATCGCTGCCGTCGTCATCGGCGGCACCAGTCTGGCGGGCGGTTCCGGCTCGATGGTCGGCACCTTCCTGGGTGTGCTCTTCATCGGCCTGCTGGCCAACGGCATGACCCTGATGGGCGTCGATCCTTACTGGCAAGAAGTGGCCCGTGGCTTGATCGTGTTGTTCGCCGTGTTGATCAGCGTCATTCGTAAGCCAGCGACGCGGGCGTAA
- a CDS encoding sugar ABC transporter ATP-binding protein gives MTNILELTQISKQYPGVVALDRVDFNLQKGEVRALLGKNGAGKSTLVKILSGAVHPDSGEIRIDGQPVDIANPKDAFQRGICTVYQEMSLVPGLTVAENILLGRWPKRNLAGLSVIDRKAIRPIAKAALDQLEVSLDLDEQVSRLSVAQQQLVEIAKAISFEPRVLVLDEPTSALASHEVAVLHKVVRRLAQQGHAIIYVTHRLQEIPHVADNVTVLRDGRLIGTITAVEATPARIAQMMIGADWQRTEWGESGKLGEVKLAVRNLKRRGLLNDISFEVRGGEVLGIAGLLGSGRTELLRAIFGLDKVDSGEVLVKGKPVAQPTPTTMKAHGLALTPEDRKRQGLVLGFSVQDNLTLASFNRFSVQGVLQLGRRTELAREMVASLDIKTPGLGVATRTLSGGNQQKVVVGNWLNTLPEVLLMDEPTRGIDIQAKEQIFSLVRDLARRGLAVVFISSEIEEVLDVADRILIMNQGRISGEVKPDQTNLENLLAMVMEESTV, from the coding sequence ATGACAAACATCCTCGAACTGACCCAGATCAGCAAACAATACCCCGGCGTCGTCGCCCTCGACCGCGTCGATTTCAACCTACAGAAGGGCGAGGTGCGGGCGCTGCTGGGCAAGAACGGCGCCGGCAAGTCCACGCTGGTCAAAATCCTCAGCGGCGCCGTCCACCCTGATAGCGGCGAAATCCGCATCGATGGTCAGCCTGTGGACATCGCCAATCCCAAAGACGCCTTCCAGCGCGGCATCTGCACCGTTTATCAGGAGATGAGCCTGGTGCCGGGGCTGACCGTGGCCGAGAACATCCTCCTGGGGCGCTGGCCCAAGCGCAACCTGGCCGGTCTGTCGGTGATCGATCGTAAGGCCATCCGCCCCATCGCCAAAGCCGCGCTCGACCAGCTCGAAGTCTCGCTCGATCTGGATGAGCAGGTCTCGCGGCTGAGTGTGGCGCAGCAGCAGCTGGTCGAGATCGCCAAAGCTATCTCGTTCGAGCCACGCGTGCTGGTGCTCGATGAGCCGACCAGCGCCCTGGCTTCGCATGAGGTGGCGGTGCTGCACAAGGTCGTCCGGCGCCTGGCTCAGCAAGGCCACGCCATCATCTACGTCACCCACCGCCTGCAAGAAATCCCACATGTGGCCGACAATGTGACAGTACTGCGCGATGGCAGGTTGATCGGCACCATCACCGCCGTCGAAGCCACGCCCGCCCGCATCGCCCAGATGATGATCGGGGCCGACTGGCAGCGCACCGAATGGGGCGAGAGCGGGAAGTTGGGCGAGGTCAAGCTGGCAGTGAGGAACCTCAAGCGTCGGGGCCTGCTCAACGACATTTCGTTCGAGGTGCGCGGGGGCGAGGTGCTGGGCATCGCCGGGTTGCTTGGGTCGGGGCGCACCGAGTTGCTGCGAGCCATCTTCGGGCTGGACAAAGTGGATAGCGGCGAAGTGCTGGTCAAGGGCAAACCTGTCGCTCAGCCCACGCCCACGACCATGAAGGCGCACGGGTTGGCGCTGACGCCCGAAGACCGCAAACGCCAGGGGCTGGTGCTGGGCTTCAGCGTCCAGGACAATCTGACATTGGCCAGTTTCAACCGCTTCAGCGTGCAGGGGGTCTTGCAGCTTGGCCGCAGAACGGAGTTGGCGCGGGAGATGGTGGCCTCGCTGGACATCAAAACGCCTGGCCTGGGGGTGGCGACGCGCACCCTCAGCGGCGGCAATCAACAAAAGGTGGTTGTGGGCAATTGGCTGAACACACTGCCAGAAGTGCTGTTGATGGATGAACCCACGCGCGGGATCGACATCCAGGCCAAGGAACAGATCTTCAGCCTGGTGCGCGACCTGGCCCGCCGCGGGTTGGCTGTGGTCTTTATTTCGTCCGAAATCGAAGAAGTGCTGGATGTGGCCGACCGCATCCTGATCATGAACCAGGGGCGCATCAGCGGGGAAGTGAAGCCCGATCAAACCAATCTCGAAAACCTATTGGCAATGGTGATGGAGGAAAGCACCGTATGA
- a CDS encoding substrate-binding domain-containing protein — MQLKRYLPIFVLLLVAALLTACAAQPAAPAAPTAAPAEATAAPAEPTAAPAEGKTLIAGVVFQSDTFMQTVQAGMQAAADEAGVEMIMGNTENKLDKEASLIDDYITRGVKAIVITPISADGSIAALKKAKDAGIVIFCFNTCVNDDTIPSGFLVTKNSDLGDKSGAAAAKFIADKLGGKAKIGILNCDQFEGCPPRKEGFLAQVSALPGVEVVADQAGWLADKAQPVSEAMLQANPDINLLWAANEGGTVAHANAVKTLGLAGKVFVFGTDMNNQMGQMLQAGDDILQGVTGQAPYQMGYDALAATLDVLGGATVEPVTNTPTIFFGRGNDALIKQFMDTEGNAIFEVPAEASGAMMAPEGLLVAGVVFQSDTFMQTVQAGMQAAADETGAEIIMGNTENKLDKEASLIDDYITRGVKAIVITPISAEGSVAALKKAKEAGITIVCFNTCVAEDGIASAYLVTKNEDLGIKSGEAAAKFITEKLGGKATIGILNCDQFEGCPPRKEGFLAQVGSLPGVEVVADQAGWLADKAQPVSEAMLQANPDINLLWAANEGGTVAHANAVKTLGLGGQVFVFGTDMNNQMGQMLQAGDDILQGVTGQAPYQMGYDAFMTLLKVLAGEKVESVTNTPTIFFGRGNDALIDKFMKTEGNAIFE; from the coding sequence ATGCAACTCAAGCGTTATCTACCCATTTTCGTCTTGCTGCTGGTGGCCGCACTGCTGACGGCCTGCGCGGCCCAACCCGCCGCCCCGGCCGCACCCACCGCTGCCCCGGCCGAAGCGACGGCCGCACCCGCCGAGCCGACCGCTGCTCCGGCCGAAGGCAAGACCCTCATCGCCGGCGTCGTCTTCCAGTCCGACACCTTCATGCAGACCGTGCAGGCAGGCATGCAGGCGGCGGCGGACGAAGCCGGGGTCGAGATGATCATGGGCAACACCGAGAACAAGCTGGACAAAGAGGCCAGCCTGATCGATGACTACATCACCCGCGGGGTCAAGGCCATCGTCATCACCCCCATCTCGGCGGATGGTTCCATCGCTGCCCTGAAGAAAGCAAAGGATGCAGGCATCGTCATCTTCTGCTTCAACACCTGCGTCAACGACGACACCATCCCCTCCGGCTTCCTGGTGACCAAGAACTCGGATCTGGGTGACAAGAGCGGCGCTGCCGCGGCAAAGTTTATCGCCGACAAGCTCGGCGGCAAGGCTAAGATCGGCATCCTCAACTGCGACCAGTTCGAGGGCTGCCCCCCGCGCAAGGAAGGCTTCCTGGCTCAGGTGAGCGCGTTGCCGGGTGTGGAAGTCGTGGCGGATCAGGCCGGCTGGCTGGCTGACAAGGCCCAGCCGGTTTCGGAGGCGATGTTGCAGGCCAACCCCGACATCAACCTGCTGTGGGCGGCCAACGAGGGCGGCACCGTGGCCCATGCCAACGCCGTGAAGACACTCGGTCTGGCGGGCAAGGTCTTCGTCTTCGGCACCGACATGAACAACCAGATGGGCCAGATGCTCCAGGCCGGCGACGACATCCTGCAAGGTGTGACCGGCCAGGCCCCCTATCAGATGGGTTACGACGCATTGGCGGCGACACTGGACGTGTTGGGCGGCGCCACGGTCGAGCCGGTGACCAACACCCCGACCATCTTCTTTGGCCGCGGCAACGACGCCCTGATCAAGCAGTTCATGGACACCGAGGGCAATGCCATCTTCGAGGTCCCGGCAGAAGCCAGCGGCGCCATGATGGCGCCTGAGGGCCTGCTGGTGGCTGGCGTGGTCTTCCAGTCCGACACCTTCATGCAGACCGTACAGGCGGGCATGCAGGCGGCGGCGGACGAGACCGGCGCCGAGATCATCATGGGCAACACCGAGAACAAGCTGGACAAAGAAGCCAGCCTGATCGACGACTACATCACCCGCGGGGTCAAGGCCATCGTCATCACCCCGATCTCGGCCGAAGGCTCCGTCGCCGCCCTGAAGAAAGCGAAAGAGGCGGGCATCACCATCGTCTGCTTCAACACCTGCGTGGCCGAAGATGGCATCGCCAGCGCCTATCTGGTGACCAAGAACGAAGACTTGGGCATCAAGTCGGGCGAGGCGGCGGCCAAGTTCATCACCGAAAAACTCGGCGGCAAGGCCACGATCGGCATCCTCAACTGCGACCAGTTCGAGGGCTGCCCGCCGCGCAAGGAAGGCTTCCTGGCCCAGGTAGGCAGCCTGCCGGGCGTGGAAGTGGTGGCGGATCAGGCCGGCTGGCTGGCCGACAAGGCCCAACCAGTGTCGGAAGCGATGTTGCAAGCCAACCCCGACATCAACCTGCTGTGGGCGGCCAACGAAGGCGGCACCGTGGCCCATGCTAATGCGGTGAAGACGTTGGGTCTGGGTGGCCAGGTCTTCGTCTTTGGCACCGACATGAACAACCAGATGGGGCAGATGCTCCAGGCCGGCGACGACATCCTGCAAGGTGTGACCGGCCAGGCCCCCTACCAGATGGGATACGATGCGTTCATGACCCTGCTGAAGGTGCTGGCTGGCGAGAAGGTGGAGTCGGTGACGAACACCCCAACCATCTTCTTCGGCCGCGGCAACGATGCCCTGATCGATAAGTTCATGAAGACCGAGGGCAACGCTATCTTCGAATAG